A stretch of the Fundidesulfovibrio soli genome encodes the following:
- a CDS encoding DUF362 domain-containing protein, with translation MERRNFLKLATAGAAVASGAYVFMGRDSHAETPVFIGKAASYQADIPGLLKQALAGLRFDPARIAGKTVLLKPNLVEPHSGAGHINTHPAVVAAAAEAFLSLGAGRVVVAEAAGHRRDTHEVLELSGLGHALREDRIPFMDFNACELSAVTNASGLTSLKKLFLPNPLLAADLIVSVAKMKTHHWAGVTLSMKNLFGVMPGTVYGWPKNVLHAEGIPNSIVDIFATVKPHLAIVDGIVGMEGDGPIMGTPKHAGVIVVGENPVSVDATCARIMGADPWKVPYLKLARRYGPLSERAIIQRGEPVGEVYSPFKFLDFIDAQRIKTDG, from the coding sequence ATGGAGCGGCGTAATTTCCTCAAACTCGCCACGGCCGGGGCAGCCGTCGCCTCCGGGGCCTACGTCTTCATGGGACGCGACTCCCACGCCGAGACGCCGGTGTTCATCGGCAAGGCAGCCAGCTACCAGGCCGACATCCCGGGCCTGCTCAAGCAGGCGCTCGCCGGGTTGCGTTTCGACCCCGCGCGCATCGCCGGGAAAACCGTCCTGCTCAAGCCCAACCTGGTGGAGCCGCACAGCGGCGCGGGCCACATCAACACCCACCCGGCGGTCGTGGCCGCGGCGGCCGAGGCCTTCCTCTCCCTGGGAGCCGGTCGGGTCGTCGTCGCGGAGGCGGCCGGACACCGGCGCGACACCCACGAGGTGCTCGAACTCTCGGGCTTGGGCCACGCCCTCCGGGAGGACCGCATCCCCTTCATGGATTTCAACGCCTGCGAGCTGTCCGCCGTGACCAACGCCAGCGGCCTTACCTCGCTCAAGAAGCTTTTCCTGCCCAATCCCCTGTTGGCCGCGGACCTGATCGTCTCCGTGGCGAAGATGAAAACCCACCACTGGGCCGGGGTGACGCTTTCCATGAAGAACCTCTTCGGCGTCATGCCGGGCACGGTCTACGGCTGGCCCAAGAACGTGCTCCACGCCGAGGGGATCCCGAACTCCATCGTGGACATCTTCGCCACCGTGAAGCCCCACCTGGCCATCGTCGACGGCATCGTCGGCATGGAAGGCGACGGCCCCATCATGGGCACGCCCAAGCACGCCGGGGTGATTGTCGTGGGGGAGAACCCGGTCAGCGTGGACGCCACCTGCGCCCGGATCATGGGGGCGGACCCGTGGAAGGTTCCCTACCTGAAGCTGGCCAGGCGCTACGGGCCGCTGTCGGAGCGCGCCATCATCCAGCGGGGCGAGCCGGTGGGCGAAGTGTACAGCCCCTTCAAGTTTCTCGATTTCATCGATGCGCAACGCATCAAGACGGACGGGTGA
- a CDS encoding Flp family type IVb pilin — protein MLELIKRFVKEEDGASAVEYGLLVALIAAVIVGIVATLGGQIQSAFQTVSDQLPAAS, from the coding sequence ATGCTGGAACTGATTAAGCGTTTTGTGAAGGAAGAGGATGGCGCGAGCGCCGTGGAATACGGCCTGCTCGTTGCGCTGATCGCGGCAGTGATCGTCGGCATTGTTGCGACTCTCGGTGGTCAGATTCAATCAGCGTTCCAGACAGTTTCCGACCAGCTGCCTGCAGCCAGCTGA
- a CDS encoding EAL and HDOD domain-containing protein, translating to MIIVANEVSDPICVARQPIYDADGNVFGYELLFRHDVGATSYFSKDANLATQKVIADGFLLAHTGPFHNTSRFFINFTEQLLMEDFAYALPPKKAVVEILERIEPTEKVLAKCRELKSQGYTLAIDDYAGDSRLAAYMDVVDIIKFDVLGKSNQEIYEMARPFLRRNITMLAEKVESAEVMQYTKSLGFKLFQGFYFSRPEMISGKKISSNDSSRIRILSELCNDDINFDRITCIISSDVSLTYRLLRFLNSATFGYNVKIGSIERAATVLGTKKLRKWLMAAVLSDTKQSNKAVEASWLAVQRAFFLQILSNRLHLHMTADELFLAGLFSKIDAIFDKPIAKILAELPLANNVKRAILEPGNPCRNILEFLDHIDGGDWDSTEKAASTLNLNVKHVGDAYLEAIRHSSELMSETPLCQPDDGNVELF from the coding sequence ATGATCATCGTCGCCAACGAAGTATCAGATCCCATCTGTGTCGCACGCCAGCCGATCTATGACGCGGATGGCAACGTTTTCGGCTACGAGCTCCTGTTTCGTCATGACGTCGGCGCGACCAGCTATTTCAGCAAGGACGCCAACCTGGCCACCCAGAAGGTGATCGCCGACGGTTTCCTGCTCGCCCATACGGGGCCATTCCACAACACGTCTCGATTCTTCATCAACTTCACGGAGCAGCTCCTGATGGAGGACTTCGCCTACGCGCTGCCGCCGAAGAAGGCCGTGGTGGAGATCCTGGAGCGCATCGAACCCACCGAGAAAGTGCTGGCGAAATGCAGGGAGCTCAAAAGCCAGGGCTACACTCTGGCCATCGACGACTACGCGGGCGACTCCAGGCTGGCAGCCTACATGGACGTGGTGGACATCATAAAGTTCGACGTGCTGGGGAAGTCGAACCAGGAAATCTACGAGATGGCCCGGCCGTTCCTGCGCCGCAACATCACCATGCTTGCCGAGAAGGTGGAGAGCGCCGAGGTGATGCAATACACCAAGTCGCTCGGCTTCAAGCTCTTCCAGGGTTTCTACTTCTCCCGCCCTGAAATGATATCCGGCAAAAAGATTTCCTCAAACGACAGCTCACGCATCCGCATTCTGTCGGAGCTCTGTAACGACGACATCAATTTCGACAGGATCACGTGCATCATCAGCAGCGACGTATCACTCACCTACCGCCTGCTGCGTTTTCTCAACTCCGCGACATTCGGGTACAACGTAAAAATCGGGTCCATTGAACGTGCTGCCACGGTGCTCGGCACCAAGAAGCTCAGAAAATGGCTCATGGCCGCCGTATTGTCCGACACGAAGCAGTCCAACAAGGCCGTGGAAGCTTCCTGGCTGGCCGTTCAGCGCGCGTTCTTCCTCCAGATACTGTCCAACAGACTCCATCTTCACATGACGGCGGACGAGCTTTTCCTCGCGGGCTTGTTCTCCAAGATAGACGCCATCTTCGACAAGCCCATCGCCAAGATCCTCGCTGAGCTGCCCTTGGCCAACAACGTCAAGCGCGCCATTCTGGAACCGGGCAACCCCTGCCGCAACATCCTCGAATTCCTGGACCACATCGACGGAGGCGACTGGGACTCGACCGAAAAGGCCGCCTCCACCCTGAACCTCAACGTCAAGCACGTGGGGGACGCCTACCTCGAAGCGATACGGCACTCGTCCGAGCTCATGAGCGAGACGCCCCTCTGCCAGCCGGACGACGGCAACGTCGAGCTGTTCTGA
- a CDS encoding A24 family peptidase: protein MLGMFASETPIYVALAATVAFAAFFDIKYRRIPNALTASGTIAMLGLNYVFGSLDGLIASLLGLVCAFAAHFLLFVWGALGAGDVKLLCVVGAALGAGALLTVWIFVALAGGVQAGLIIVKVYLARNEAGSMGTLLGGRKACYAIAIAAGTMGTLAWRATGHEYISLF, encoded by the coding sequence ATGTTAGGCATGTTTGCAAGTGAAACTCCTATTTACGTTGCCCTCGCAGCGACTGTTGCATTTGCGGCATTTTTCGACATCAAATACCGCCGCATCCCCAATGCGCTCACCGCGTCGGGGACCATCGCCATGCTGGGCCTCAACTATGTTTTCGGTTCGCTCGACGGCCTCATTGCATCGTTGCTCGGGCTCGTGTGCGCCTTCGCCGCGCACTTTCTGCTTTTCGTCTGGGGCGCGTTGGGCGCGGGGGACGTGAAACTGCTTTGCGTGGTGGGCGCGGCCCTGGGCGCGGGGGCTTTGCTCACGGTCTGGATCTTCGTGGCCCTGGCGGGCGGAGTCCAGGCCGGGTTGATCATTGTCAAGGTCTACCTGGCCAGGAACGAAGCGGGGTCGATGGGCACGCTGCTTGGGGGGCGCAAGGCCTGTTACGCCATAGCCATCGCGGCGGGCACGATGGGCACACTGGCCTGGCGCGCCACGGGGCACGAGTACATCAGCCTTTTTTAA